Proteins from a single region of Deltaproteobacteria bacterium:
- a CDS encoding response regulator: protein HREIKLAEDDILESQSEVAASQTYLENIVNSMGDALVILDENEEVQRANEPLFAMMDRAPEDILGQRFTNMVVADDLVSMTGIHAVLKNGTVNGLNVVLERDDNTRIPVTITGSSMFDEEGMLTGYVLVAHDMSDVMRAMAEASRAAAAEKDKSNELEIALLRLEIEKNKAEMADHTKTQFVANMSHEIRTPMTAILGFADLLLDPSQNESDRSDCIHTIRRNGQHLLNIINDILDITKIEAGKMTVESIDFSPIKILEEVHSLVKAKAEEKGIGFSIEFATEIPLSSKSDPTRLRQILVNLLGNAIKFTDEGSVRVVASLVEPEPGAAKVLQFEVCDTGIGMSQEQAEKVFERFEQADSTTTRRFGGTGLGLAISYKLAELLGGGITVVSQEGKGSTFTTCIAPGDLSDVELTQTPEQYLGLAEDTSSLDVQAGQLKGHILLADDGKDNQRLISYRLRQAGAQVTLANNGLEALELAMEAWESGVPYDMIFMDMQMPEMDGYTATACLREKGYKGPIIALTAHTMATDRAKCLACGCDDYSSKPINLSELLSLSEKYISEAGSMWGDSFKFVPFSERTQETPAEAAAEPVDAEDVVAAPDLADDSIVSEYADDPYMQEIIGNFVVNLHKYCDDLNEAVGSQDRESLRRLGHNIAGSAGGYGFPMISKAAKVVENLVKSESELTLIATEVDSLVALCRRTVGVTIA, encoded by the coding sequence CATCGAGAAATCAAACTCGCAGAAGACGATATCTTAGAGTCGCAAAGTGAAGTTGCGGCGTCTCAAACCTATCTTGAAAATATCGTTAACTCGATGGGCGACGCACTTGTTATTCTTGATGAGAATGAAGAGGTACAGCGGGCCAATGAACCGCTCTTTGCCATGATGGACCGAGCCCCCGAGGATATCTTGGGTCAGCGTTTTACGAATATGGTTGTGGCTGATGATTTAGTTTCTATGACGGGTATTCATGCCGTTTTAAAAAACGGCACAGTCAATGGTTTGAACGTTGTTCTCGAGCGCGATGATAATACGAGAATTCCAGTAACGATAACTGGTTCAAGCATGTTCGACGAAGAAGGCATGTTAACGGGCTATGTTTTGGTCGCGCACGATATGTCGGATGTGATGAGGGCGATGGCTGAGGCATCCAGAGCGGCCGCCGCGGAAAAAGATAAATCGAACGAGCTTGAAATTGCTCTCTTGCGTCTTGAGATCGAGAAAAACAAAGCCGAAATGGCTGACCACACCAAGACACAGTTCGTTGCCAATATGAGCCATGAAATACGAACGCCGATGACTGCTATTTTGGGCTTTGCAGATTTGCTTCTCGACCCATCCCAGAATGAATCAGATCGTTCAGACTGTATCCATACGATTCGGCGAAACGGTCAGCACCTGCTTAATATTATCAATGATATTTTGGATATCACGAAGATTGAAGCTGGGAAGATGACGGTGGAGTCAATCGACTTTTCCCCGATTAAGATTCTTGAAGAAGTACACTCGCTGGTAAAAGCTAAAGCTGAAGAGAAGGGCATAGGTTTCAGCATTGAGTTTGCGACCGAAATTCCGCTTAGCTCCAAGAGCGACCCAACCCGTCTGCGTCAGATTCTGGTTAACCTATTGGGCAACGCGATTAAGTTCACGGATGAAGGTTCGGTTCGTGTCGTGGCAAGTCTGGTTGAACCTGAACCAGGTGCCGCGAAAGTGTTGCAATTTGAAGTTTGCGATACGGGAATTGGGATGAGCCAAGAACAGGCAGAGAAGGTCTTTGAGCGATTCGAACAGGCCGATTCCACAACCACGCGTCGGTTCGGTGGAACCGGGCTTGGTCTCGCGATTTCTTATAAGCTCGCTGAGCTGCTTGGTGGTGGCATAACTGTTGTGAGCCAAGAGGGTAAGGGGAGCACCTTTACAACCTGCATCGCGCCTGGTGATCTGTCGGATGTGGAACTGACCCAGACTCCAGAACAGTATCTGGGCCTAGCTGAAGATACCTCGTCTCTGGATGTTCAGGCTGGTCAGCTTAAAGGTCATATCCTCTTGGCGGATGACGGCAAGGACAACCAGCGTTTGATTTCCTATCGTCTGCGTCAGGCCGGGGCGCAGGTTACATTGGCCAACAATGGTCTTGAGGCACTGGAACTTGCCATGGAGGCATGGGAGTCGGGCGTGCCCTACGATATGATTTTCATGGACATGCAGATGCCTGAAATGGATGGCTATACCGCCACCGCGTGTTTACGCGAAAAAGGTTATAAAGGGCCGATTATTGCTCTCACTGCACACACGATGGCCACGGATCGGGCAAAGTGTCTTGCCTGTGGCTGTGATGATTATTCATCAAAACCGATTAACTTATCGGAACTTCTAAGCCTGTCTGAAAAATACATCTCTGAGGCTGGAAGTATGTGGGGCGATAGTTTTAAATTTGTCCCTTTCAGTGAACGTACCCAAGAGACACCGGCGGAAGCAGCGGCGGAACCTGTCGACGCTGAAGACGTTGTTGCCGCACCCGATCTGGCCGATGACTCAATTGTCAGTGAGTATGCGGATGACCCATACATGCAAGAGATCATCGGAAACTTTGTTGTGAACCTTCATAAGTATTGTGACGATTTGAATGAAGCAGTTGGCTCTCAAGACCGTGAGTCACTGCGCCGCTTGGGACACAACATCGCGGGTTCTGCCGGGGGTTATGGTTTTCCCATGATATCGAAAGCGGCCAAAGTGGTAGAGAACCTTGTTAAGAGCGAATCAGAATTGACCTTAATTGCGACAGAGGTCGATTCCTTGGTAGCACTCTGCCGTCGTACTGTCGGTGTGACGATAGCTTAA